Proteins encoded by one window of Geobacter sp. DSM 9736:
- a CDS encoding ATP/GTP-binding protein: MSFINYASREINCKIVYYGPGLCGKTTNLQYVYQQTPTESKGKMISLATESERTLFFDFLPLALGEIRGFKTRFHLYTVPGQVFYDASRKLILKGVDGVVFVADSQEERMDANIESLENLRYNLKEQGYDLDKLPYVIQYNKRDLPNILSVEELRKELNPTNVPDFEACAMTGQGVFETLKAVAKLVLMDLKKGK; this comes from the coding sequence TTGTCATTCATCAACTACGCCTCCCGTGAAATAAACTGCAAGATCGTCTATTATGGCCCAGGCCTGTGCGGCAAGACCACGAACCTGCAGTACGTCTATCAGCAAACACCCACCGAATCGAAGGGGAAGATGATAAGTCTGGCCACGGAAAGCGAGCGTACGCTTTTCTTCGACTTCCTTCCTCTGGCGCTCGGGGAGATCCGAGGCTTCAAGACCCGTTTTCACCTCTACACCGTACCCGGCCAGGTCTTTTACGATGCATCCAGAAAACTCATTCTGAAAGGAGTGGACGGAGTCGTTTTCGTCGCCGATTCTCAGGAGGAGAGAATGGATGCTAATATCGAATCCCTGGAGAACCTTCGCTACAACCTGAAGGAGCAGGGGTACGACCTTGACAAGCTCCCTTACGTGATTCAATACAACAAGCGTGACCTTCCGAACATCCTGTCCGTCGAGGAACTACGTAAGGAGTTGAACCCGACGAATGTTCCGGACTTCGAAGCATGTGCCATGACGGGCCAGGGGGTTTTCGAAACGCTCAAGGCTGTGGCCAAGCT
- a CDS encoding roadblock/LC7 domain-containing protein, with the protein MSDQMVMHDEDFSRVNGIIERLLYETNSRVIFLVDKNGQLISGVGETDQFDTTSLASLTAGNIAATGGLAKLIGEKEFSILFHEGERDNLHISIVGGRVILVVIFDTRSSLGLVRLRVKKASEELSTTFESLFSKAEAGRGDHPLAEITDDDIDNLFR; encoded by the coding sequence ATGTCGGATCAGATGGTCATGCATGACGAGGATTTTTCCCGGGTTAACGGGATCATCGAGCGGCTCCTTTACGAGACGAACTCAAGGGTGATCTTCCTCGTGGACAAGAACGGCCAGCTCATTTCCGGCGTAGGCGAGACCGACCAGTTCGACACCACCTCGCTTGCCTCACTTACCGCAGGCAACATAGCTGCTACAGGAGGTCTGGCAAAACTGATCGGGGAGAAGGAGTTTTCGATCCTTTTCCATGAAGGAGAGCGGGACAACCTCCACATTTCCATCGTCGGCGGCAGGGTCATTCTCGTCGTGATATTCGATACACGTTCGTCCCTCGGTCTCGTCAGGCTGCGAGTCAAGAAGGCGTCTGAAGAGCTGTCCACCACCTTCGAGTCGCTTTTCTCCAAAGCAGAGGCAGGTCGCGGGGACCATCCGCTGGCCGAGATTACCGACGACGACATCGATAATCTTTTCAGGTAG